The following proteins come from a genomic window of Mauremys reevesii isolate NIE-2019 unplaced genomic scaffold, ASM1616193v1 Contig9, whole genome shotgun sequence:
- the LOC120395028 gene encoding olfactory receptor 1019-like — MAERNHTTVTEFIFIGFTDHPELQIPLFMLFLVMYVVSLMGNLGMIALIMVETRLHTPMYFFLSQMSIVDIGYSTAIAPRLLMTFVAETRTIPLIECAAQLFFVCFFVTSECCLLAVIAYDRFKAICNPLLYRAIMSKRHCVLYVAGTYLCGSVNSIVQTLFIFSLSFCSSNVVNHFFCDVPPMLKLSCSDTHVTDLVLFTFSTVIVTTTFLGVLISYMCILVAILRIRSAKGRRKTFSTCASHLTVVTMFYGTLICIYLRPSSSYLMDQDKVTSVFYALVIPMLNPLIYSLRNKEVNDAFKRMIYRKIFSW, encoded by the coding sequence ATGGCAGAGAGAAACCACACCACGGTGACCGAGTTCATTTTCATAGGATTCACAGATCATCCAGAGCTGCAGATCCCCCTCTTTATGTTGTTCCTAGTGATGTATGTGGTCAGCCTGATGGGGAATCTTGGGATGATAGCGTTAATCATGGTCGAAACCCGACTTCAtacccccatgtactttttcctaaGCCAGATGTCCATTGTAGACATTGGCTATTCCACTGCCATAGCTCCCAGGTTGCTAATGACCTTTGTAGCAGAGACTAGAACCATTCCTTTGATTGAGTGTGCGGCACAACTATTCTTCGTCTGTTTCTTTGTGACCAGCGAATGTTGCCTCCTGGCTGTGATTGCATATGACCGCTTCAAAGCTATCTGTAATCCTCTGCTATACAGAGCCATTATGTCCAAGAGACACTGTGTCCTGTACGTGGCTGGTACATACTTATGTGGCTCTGTGAATTCAATTGTGCAAACGCTATTTATATTCAGTCTGTCCTTCTGCAGCTCCAATGTTGtcaaccatttcttctgtgatgtGCCCCCTATGCTGAAGCTGTCCTGCTCTGACACCCATGTCACTGACCTTGTACTTTTCACTTTCTCTACTGTAATTGTCACAACTACTTTCCTGGGTGTCCTAATCTCCTACATGTGCATCCTTGTGGCCATTCTTAGGATCCGTTCTGCCAAGGGGAGACGCAAAACCTTTTCCACCTGCGCCTCCCACTTGACAGTCGTCACTATGTTTTATGGGACGCTGATATGTATATATTTAAGACCCAGTTCTAGCTATTTGATGGACCAAGACAAGGTTACCTCTGTGTTTTATGCCCTTGTGATCCCCATGTTGAATCCcctgatctacagcctgagaaacaaggagGTAAATGATGCCTTTAAAAGGATGATATACAGGAAGATTTTTTCTTGGTAA